The Alosa sapidissima isolate fAloSap1 chromosome 5, fAloSap1.pri, whole genome shotgun sequence genome has a window encoding:
- the arhgap42a gene encoding rho GTPase-activating protein 42 isoform X1 — MGLPTLEFSDSFLDSPDFRERLKCHEIELDRTNKFIKELIKDGNMLISALKSLSAAVLKFSQSLQDFQFECIGDAETDDEINIAQSFKEFSRLLITVEEERRRLIQNADDVLITPLEKFRKEQIGAAKEGKKKFDKETEKYYTVLEKHLNLSSKKKEAFLQEADTQISKERQVFFDASLEYVFKIQEVQERKKFEFVEPLLAFLQGLFTFYHEGYELAHEFEPYKQQLQFNLQNTRNNFESTRQEVERLMQRIRSAEEDFKAPGQWTMEGFLYVQEKRPLGCAWSRHYCTYEKESKMFTMSNTEIKSGSKQNGLVMSSPEMFKLKSCIRRRTDSIDKRFCFDIEVVERDSTYQGILFSPLQCFYKVRHGVITLQALSESNRRLWMEAMDGKEPIYTLPALLSKKEETFLNETGFNFVKQCVHLVETRGINTMGLYRIGGVNSKVQRLMASVFAPKAPIDVDLDPDTWDNKTITSGLKNYLRCLSEPLMTYRLHKDFIMAVKSDDQNYRVRAVHALVYKLPDKNKEMLDILIKHLLMVSTHSQKNLMTISNLGVIFGPTLMRSQEETVAAMMNIKFQNIVVEILIENYEKIFQQPPDPNVPLPQPQSRSGSSSRLSRAICLPSGPRKSRGLYTPTLCLADADKGDTFSSSPSSTPRGSMESLSSHSSEQNSHSKAGSPAHHKSSKPTGALCWSMPAAQQASNGPKSPPATAACTSSPESSSKEDGAAKTDGEAEGDADADVLSVSSLTPVVGRRSPTPEVPQRPKTSVSGGEHRAAHRSLSTSSSLTSLHISEGCRSLHGSVQSLASKRDSLKTDPLPDIPPKRCERSRLDTGTTNGYQRPGSLVASKALLFENSGETKPTSDGRDAKALYSCMAEHSHELSFPQGAIFSNVHASVEPGWLQATYEGKTGLIPENYVVFL; from the exons ATGGGTCTTCCAACACTGGAATTCAGCGATTCTTTCTTGGACAGCCCAGACTTTCGAGAACGTTTAAAATGTCACGAAATTGAACTGGATCGAACCAACAAATTTATTAAGGAACTTATCAAAGATGGTAACATGCTTATCAGCGCCCTAAAGA GTCTGTCTGCAGCTGTGCTGAAGTTCTCTCAGTCTCTACAAGACTTCCAGTTTGAGTGCATCGGTGATGCAGAGACGGATGATGAAATCAATATAG CTCAGTCCTTCAAAGAGTTTTCTCGACTACTAATTACAgttgaggaagagagaagaagactt ATACAGAATGCGGATGATGTTCTGATCACACCACTGGAGAAGTTTCGCAAAGAGCAAATTGGAGCTGCCAAA gaaggaaaaaagaaGTTTGACAAGGAAACTGAGAAATATTACACAGTTTTGGAAAAACACTTGAATTTGTCATCCAAGAAAAAAGAGGCATTTTTGCAAGAG GCAGATACCCAGATCAGCAAGGAGCGACAAGTCTTCTTCGATGCCTCCTTGGAGTATGTTTTCAAAATCCAGGAAgtacaagaaagaaagaaatttgAATTTGTTGAACCA CTCCTGGCCTTCCTCCAGGGCCTCTTCACCTTCTACCATGAGGGCTATGAACTGGCCCATGAGTTCGAGCCCTACAAGCAACAGTTGCAGTTCAACCTGCAGAAT ACGAGAAACAACTTTGAAAGCACCAGGCAGGAAGTGGAGAGGCTGATGCAGAGGATTCGCTCAGCTGAGGAGGACTTCAAGGCGCCCGGCCAGTGGACAATGGAGGGCTTCTTGTACGTCCAGGAGAAAA GGCCCCTGGGATGTGCGTGGAGTCGTCACTACTGTACTTACGAGAAGGAGAGCAAGATGTTCACCATGAGTAACACTGAAATCAAATCAGGGAGCAAACAG AATGGTCTTGTGATGAGCTCACCTGAGATGTTCAAGCTCAAATCATGCATAAGAAGAAGAACCGACTCCATCGACAAACGcttctgttttgacattgaggTGGTCGAGAG AGATAGCACATATCAAGGAATTCTATTCAGTCCCCTGCAGTGTTTCTATAAAGTGCG ACATGGGGTGATAACTCTTCAGGCCCTGTCTGAATCCAATAGACGCCTGTGGATGGAGGCCATGGATGGGAAGGAGCCG ATATACACACTGCCAGCTCTTCTCAGCAAGAAAGAagaaa CGTTTTTAAACGAGACAGGCTTCAACTTTGTAAAGCAATGTGTTCATCTTGTGGAGACAAGAG GCATTAATACCATGGGCTTGTACAGAATAGGAGGAGTTAACTCCAAAGTACAGCGACTGATGGCTTCTGTATTTG cTCCCAAGGCACCCATTGATGTGGACCTTGATCCAGATACTTGGGATAACAAGACGATCACCAGTGGTCTCAAGAATTACCTCAG GTGCCTCTCTGAGCCTCTCATGACCTACAGACTTCATAAGGATTTCATCATGGCAGTCA AGTCTGATGATCAAAACTACCGAGTACGAGCTGTCCACGCCCTGGTCTATAAACTGCCTGATAAGAACAAGGAGATGCTGGATATTCTGATCAAGCACCTGCTGAT GGTTTCGACTCACAGTCAGAAGAACCTGATGACGATCTCCAACCTGGGCGTCATCTTTGGCCCGACTCTCATGCGCTCCCAGGAGGAGACCGTAGCTGCCATGATGAACATCAAGTTCCAAAACATAGTCGTGGAGATTCTCATCGAAAACTACGAGAAG ATATTCCAGCAGCCCCCGGACCCCAACGTGCCGCTGCCCCAGCCCCAGTCCCGCTCTGGCTCCAGCTCCAGGCTCAGCCGGGCCATCTGCCTCCCGTCTGGACCCAGGAAGTCCAGGGGCCTCTACACACCCACCCTCTGCCTGGCCGACGCAGACA AAGGCGACACGTTCAGCAGCAGTCCCAGCAGCACACCGCGGGGCAGCATGGAGTCGCTCTCCTCCCACTCGTCCGAGCAGAACAGTCACTCCAAGGCCGGCTCGCCCGCCCACCACAAGAGCAGCAAGCCCACCGGCGCCCTCTGCTGGAGCATGCCGGCAGCGCAGCAGGCCTCCAACGGGCCCAAGAGCCCCCCTGCCACAGCCGCCTGCACCAGTAGCCCGGAGTCCAGCTCCAAGGAGGATGGAGCCGCCAAGACGGACGGCGAGGCAGAGGGGGACGCGGACGCGGACGTGCTGAGCGTGTCGTCCCTCACGCCCGTGGTGGGACGACGCTCCCCGACGCCGGAGGTTCCGCAGCGGCCAAAGACGAGCGTCAGTGGCGGGGAGCACCGGGCCGCTCACCGAAGCCTGTCGACATCCTCCTCCCTCACATCCCTGCACATCTCGGAgg GCTGCAGAAGCCTTCATGGTTCAGTTCAGAGCCTTGCATCCAAGAGAGACAGTCTGAAAACTGACCCTTTGCCTGACATACCACCTAAACGGTGCGAACGCAGCCGACTGGATACAGGAACCACTAATGGATACCAAAGGCCTGGCTCACT TGTGGCCTCAAAAGCTTTGCTTTTTGAAAACTCCGGAGAGACCAAACCCACCTCAGATGGAAG AGATGCGAAGGCCTTGTATTCCTGTATGGCAGAACACAGCCACGAACTGAGCTTCCCCCAGGGGGCGATATTCTCTAACG tGCACGCTTCGGTTGAACCTGGTTGGCTTCAAGCAACATATGAAGGAAAAACTGGACTAATCCCAGAGAATTATGTCGTGTTTTTGTAa
- the arhgap42a gene encoding rho GTPase-activating protein 42 isoform X2 yields the protein MGLPTLEFSDSFLDSPDFRERLKCHEIELDRTNKFIKELIKDGNMLISALKSLSAAVLKFSQSLQDFQFECIGDAETDDEINIAQSFKEFSRLLITVEEERRRLIQNADDVLITPLEKFRKEQIGAAKEGKKKFDKETEKYYTVLEKHLNLSSKKKEAFLQEADTQISKERQVFFDASLEYVFKIQEVQERKKFEFVEPLLAFLQGLFTFYHEGYELAHEFEPYKQQLQFNLQNTRNNFESTRQEVERLMQRIRSAEEDFKAPGQWTMEGFLYVQEKRPLGCAWSRHYCTYEKESKMFTMSNTEIKSGSKQNGLVMSSPEMFKLKSCIRRRTDSIDKRFCFDIEVVERDSTYQGILFSPLQCFYKVRHGVITLQALSESNRRLWMEAMDGKEPIYTLPALLSKKEETFLNETGFNFVKQCVHLVETRGINTMGLYRIGGVNSKVQRLMASVFAPKAPIDVDLDPDTWDNKTITSGLKNYLRCLSEPLMTYRLHKDFIMAVKSDDQNYRVRAVHALVYKLPDKNKEMLDILIKHLLMVSTHSQKNLMTISNLGVIFGPTLMRSQEETVAAMMNIKFQNIVVEILIENYEKIFQQPPDPNVPLPQPQSRSGSSSRLSRAICLPSGPRKSRGLYTPTLCLADADSDTFSSSPSSTPRGSMESLSSHSSEQNSHSKAGSPAHHKSSKPTGALCWSMPAAQQASNGPKSPPATAACTSSPESSSKEDGAAKTDGEAEGDADADVLSVSSLTPVVGRRSPTPEVPQRPKTSVSGGEHRAAHRSLSTSSSLTSLHISEGCRSLHGSVQSLASKRDSLKTDPLPDIPPKRCERSRLDTGTTNGYQRPGSLVASKALLFENSGETKPTSDGRDAKALYSCMAEHSHELSFPQGAIFSNVHASVEPGWLQATYEGKTGLIPENYVVFL from the exons ATGGGTCTTCCAACACTGGAATTCAGCGATTCTTTCTTGGACAGCCCAGACTTTCGAGAACGTTTAAAATGTCACGAAATTGAACTGGATCGAACCAACAAATTTATTAAGGAACTTATCAAAGATGGTAACATGCTTATCAGCGCCCTAAAGA GTCTGTCTGCAGCTGTGCTGAAGTTCTCTCAGTCTCTACAAGACTTCCAGTTTGAGTGCATCGGTGATGCAGAGACGGATGATGAAATCAATATAG CTCAGTCCTTCAAAGAGTTTTCTCGACTACTAATTACAgttgaggaagagagaagaagactt ATACAGAATGCGGATGATGTTCTGATCACACCACTGGAGAAGTTTCGCAAAGAGCAAATTGGAGCTGCCAAA gaaggaaaaaagaaGTTTGACAAGGAAACTGAGAAATATTACACAGTTTTGGAAAAACACTTGAATTTGTCATCCAAGAAAAAAGAGGCATTTTTGCAAGAG GCAGATACCCAGATCAGCAAGGAGCGACAAGTCTTCTTCGATGCCTCCTTGGAGTATGTTTTCAAAATCCAGGAAgtacaagaaagaaagaaatttgAATTTGTTGAACCA CTCCTGGCCTTCCTCCAGGGCCTCTTCACCTTCTACCATGAGGGCTATGAACTGGCCCATGAGTTCGAGCCCTACAAGCAACAGTTGCAGTTCAACCTGCAGAAT ACGAGAAACAACTTTGAAAGCACCAGGCAGGAAGTGGAGAGGCTGATGCAGAGGATTCGCTCAGCTGAGGAGGACTTCAAGGCGCCCGGCCAGTGGACAATGGAGGGCTTCTTGTACGTCCAGGAGAAAA GGCCCCTGGGATGTGCGTGGAGTCGTCACTACTGTACTTACGAGAAGGAGAGCAAGATGTTCACCATGAGTAACACTGAAATCAAATCAGGGAGCAAACAG AATGGTCTTGTGATGAGCTCACCTGAGATGTTCAAGCTCAAATCATGCATAAGAAGAAGAACCGACTCCATCGACAAACGcttctgttttgacattgaggTGGTCGAGAG AGATAGCACATATCAAGGAATTCTATTCAGTCCCCTGCAGTGTTTCTATAAAGTGCG ACATGGGGTGATAACTCTTCAGGCCCTGTCTGAATCCAATAGACGCCTGTGGATGGAGGCCATGGATGGGAAGGAGCCG ATATACACACTGCCAGCTCTTCTCAGCAAGAAAGAagaaa CGTTTTTAAACGAGACAGGCTTCAACTTTGTAAAGCAATGTGTTCATCTTGTGGAGACAAGAG GCATTAATACCATGGGCTTGTACAGAATAGGAGGAGTTAACTCCAAAGTACAGCGACTGATGGCTTCTGTATTTG cTCCCAAGGCACCCATTGATGTGGACCTTGATCCAGATACTTGGGATAACAAGACGATCACCAGTGGTCTCAAGAATTACCTCAG GTGCCTCTCTGAGCCTCTCATGACCTACAGACTTCATAAGGATTTCATCATGGCAGTCA AGTCTGATGATCAAAACTACCGAGTACGAGCTGTCCACGCCCTGGTCTATAAACTGCCTGATAAGAACAAGGAGATGCTGGATATTCTGATCAAGCACCTGCTGAT GGTTTCGACTCACAGTCAGAAGAACCTGATGACGATCTCCAACCTGGGCGTCATCTTTGGCCCGACTCTCATGCGCTCCCAGGAGGAGACCGTAGCTGCCATGATGAACATCAAGTTCCAAAACATAGTCGTGGAGATTCTCATCGAAAACTACGAGAAG ATATTCCAGCAGCCCCCGGACCCCAACGTGCCGCTGCCCCAGCCCCAGTCCCGCTCTGGCTCCAGCTCCAGGCTCAGCCGGGCCATCTGCCTCCCGTCTGGACCCAGGAAGTCCAGGGGCCTCTACACACCCACCCTCTGCCTGGCCGACGCAGACA GCGACACGTTCAGCAGCAGTCCCAGCAGCACACCGCGGGGCAGCATGGAGTCGCTCTCCTCCCACTCGTCCGAGCAGAACAGTCACTCCAAGGCCGGCTCGCCCGCCCACCACAAGAGCAGCAAGCCCACCGGCGCCCTCTGCTGGAGCATGCCGGCAGCGCAGCAGGCCTCCAACGGGCCCAAGAGCCCCCCTGCCACAGCCGCCTGCACCAGTAGCCCGGAGTCCAGCTCCAAGGAGGATGGAGCCGCCAAGACGGACGGCGAGGCAGAGGGGGACGCGGACGCGGACGTGCTGAGCGTGTCGTCCCTCACGCCCGTGGTGGGACGACGCTCCCCGACGCCGGAGGTTCCGCAGCGGCCAAAGACGAGCGTCAGTGGCGGGGAGCACCGGGCCGCTCACCGAAGCCTGTCGACATCCTCCTCCCTCACATCCCTGCACATCTCGGAgg GCTGCAGAAGCCTTCATGGTTCAGTTCAGAGCCTTGCATCCAAGAGAGACAGTCTGAAAACTGACCCTTTGCCTGACATACCACCTAAACGGTGCGAACGCAGCCGACTGGATACAGGAACCACTAATGGATACCAAAGGCCTGGCTCACT TGTGGCCTCAAAAGCTTTGCTTTTTGAAAACTCCGGAGAGACCAAACCCACCTCAGATGGAAG AGATGCGAAGGCCTTGTATTCCTGTATGGCAGAACACAGCCACGAACTGAGCTTCCCCCAGGGGGCGATATTCTCTAACG tGCACGCTTCGGTTGAACCTGGTTGGCTTCAAGCAACATATGAAGGAAAAACTGGACTAATCCCAGAGAATTATGTCGTGTTTTTGTAa
- the arhgap42a gene encoding rho GTPase-activating protein 42 isoform X3 yields the protein MGLPTLEFSDSFLDSPDFRERLKCHEIELDRTNKFIKELIKDGNMLISALKSLSAAVLKFSQSLQDFQFECIGDAETDDEINIAQSFKEFSRLLITVEEERRRLIQNADDVLITPLEKFRKEQIGAAKEGKKKFDKETEKYYTVLEKHLNLSSKKKEAFLQEADTQISKERQVFFDASLEYVFKIQEVQERKKFEFVEPLLAFLQGLFTFYHEGYELAHEFEPYKQQLQFNLQNTRNNFESTRQEVERLMQRIRSAEEDFKAPGQWTMEGFLYVQEKRPLGCAWSRHYCTYEKESKMFTMSNTEIKSGSKQNGLVMSSPEMFKLKSCIRRRTDSIDKRFCFDIEVVERHGVITLQALSESNRRLWMEAMDGKEPIYTLPALLSKKEETFLNETGFNFVKQCVHLVETRGINTMGLYRIGGVNSKVQRLMASVFAPKAPIDVDLDPDTWDNKTITSGLKNYLRCLSEPLMTYRLHKDFIMAVKSDDQNYRVRAVHALVYKLPDKNKEMLDILIKHLLMVSTHSQKNLMTISNLGVIFGPTLMRSQEETVAAMMNIKFQNIVVEILIENYEKIFQQPPDPNVPLPQPQSRSGSSSRLSRAICLPSGPRKSRGLYTPTLCLADADKGDTFSSSPSSTPRGSMESLSSHSSEQNSHSKAGSPAHHKSSKPTGALCWSMPAAQQASNGPKSPPATAACTSSPESSSKEDGAAKTDGEAEGDADADVLSVSSLTPVVGRRSPTPEVPQRPKTSVSGGEHRAAHRSLSTSSSLTSLHISEGCRSLHGSVQSLASKRDSLKTDPLPDIPPKRCERSRLDTGTTNGYQRPGSLVASKALLFENSGETKPTSDGRDAKALYSCMAEHSHELSFPQGAIFSNVHASVEPGWLQATYEGKTGLIPENYVVFL from the exons ATGGGTCTTCCAACACTGGAATTCAGCGATTCTTTCTTGGACAGCCCAGACTTTCGAGAACGTTTAAAATGTCACGAAATTGAACTGGATCGAACCAACAAATTTATTAAGGAACTTATCAAAGATGGTAACATGCTTATCAGCGCCCTAAAGA GTCTGTCTGCAGCTGTGCTGAAGTTCTCTCAGTCTCTACAAGACTTCCAGTTTGAGTGCATCGGTGATGCAGAGACGGATGATGAAATCAATATAG CTCAGTCCTTCAAAGAGTTTTCTCGACTACTAATTACAgttgaggaagagagaagaagactt ATACAGAATGCGGATGATGTTCTGATCACACCACTGGAGAAGTTTCGCAAAGAGCAAATTGGAGCTGCCAAA gaaggaaaaaagaaGTTTGACAAGGAAACTGAGAAATATTACACAGTTTTGGAAAAACACTTGAATTTGTCATCCAAGAAAAAAGAGGCATTTTTGCAAGAG GCAGATACCCAGATCAGCAAGGAGCGACAAGTCTTCTTCGATGCCTCCTTGGAGTATGTTTTCAAAATCCAGGAAgtacaagaaagaaagaaatttgAATTTGTTGAACCA CTCCTGGCCTTCCTCCAGGGCCTCTTCACCTTCTACCATGAGGGCTATGAACTGGCCCATGAGTTCGAGCCCTACAAGCAACAGTTGCAGTTCAACCTGCAGAAT ACGAGAAACAACTTTGAAAGCACCAGGCAGGAAGTGGAGAGGCTGATGCAGAGGATTCGCTCAGCTGAGGAGGACTTCAAGGCGCCCGGCCAGTGGACAATGGAGGGCTTCTTGTACGTCCAGGAGAAAA GGCCCCTGGGATGTGCGTGGAGTCGTCACTACTGTACTTACGAGAAGGAGAGCAAGATGTTCACCATGAGTAACACTGAAATCAAATCAGGGAGCAAACAG AATGGTCTTGTGATGAGCTCACCTGAGATGTTCAAGCTCAAATCATGCATAAGAAGAAGAACCGACTCCATCGACAAACGcttctgttttgacattgaggTGGTCGAGAG ACATGGGGTGATAACTCTTCAGGCCCTGTCTGAATCCAATAGACGCCTGTGGATGGAGGCCATGGATGGGAAGGAGCCG ATATACACACTGCCAGCTCTTCTCAGCAAGAAAGAagaaa CGTTTTTAAACGAGACAGGCTTCAACTTTGTAAAGCAATGTGTTCATCTTGTGGAGACAAGAG GCATTAATACCATGGGCTTGTACAGAATAGGAGGAGTTAACTCCAAAGTACAGCGACTGATGGCTTCTGTATTTG cTCCCAAGGCACCCATTGATGTGGACCTTGATCCAGATACTTGGGATAACAAGACGATCACCAGTGGTCTCAAGAATTACCTCAG GTGCCTCTCTGAGCCTCTCATGACCTACAGACTTCATAAGGATTTCATCATGGCAGTCA AGTCTGATGATCAAAACTACCGAGTACGAGCTGTCCACGCCCTGGTCTATAAACTGCCTGATAAGAACAAGGAGATGCTGGATATTCTGATCAAGCACCTGCTGAT GGTTTCGACTCACAGTCAGAAGAACCTGATGACGATCTCCAACCTGGGCGTCATCTTTGGCCCGACTCTCATGCGCTCCCAGGAGGAGACCGTAGCTGCCATGATGAACATCAAGTTCCAAAACATAGTCGTGGAGATTCTCATCGAAAACTACGAGAAG ATATTCCAGCAGCCCCCGGACCCCAACGTGCCGCTGCCCCAGCCCCAGTCCCGCTCTGGCTCCAGCTCCAGGCTCAGCCGGGCCATCTGCCTCCCGTCTGGACCCAGGAAGTCCAGGGGCCTCTACACACCCACCCTCTGCCTGGCCGACGCAGACA AAGGCGACACGTTCAGCAGCAGTCCCAGCAGCACACCGCGGGGCAGCATGGAGTCGCTCTCCTCCCACTCGTCCGAGCAGAACAGTCACTCCAAGGCCGGCTCGCCCGCCCACCACAAGAGCAGCAAGCCCACCGGCGCCCTCTGCTGGAGCATGCCGGCAGCGCAGCAGGCCTCCAACGGGCCCAAGAGCCCCCCTGCCACAGCCGCCTGCACCAGTAGCCCGGAGTCCAGCTCCAAGGAGGATGGAGCCGCCAAGACGGACGGCGAGGCAGAGGGGGACGCGGACGCGGACGTGCTGAGCGTGTCGTCCCTCACGCCCGTGGTGGGACGACGCTCCCCGACGCCGGAGGTTCCGCAGCGGCCAAAGACGAGCGTCAGTGGCGGGGAGCACCGGGCCGCTCACCGAAGCCTGTCGACATCCTCCTCCCTCACATCCCTGCACATCTCGGAgg GCTGCAGAAGCCTTCATGGTTCAGTTCAGAGCCTTGCATCCAAGAGAGACAGTCTGAAAACTGACCCTTTGCCTGACATACCACCTAAACGGTGCGAACGCAGCCGACTGGATACAGGAACCACTAATGGATACCAAAGGCCTGGCTCACT TGTGGCCTCAAAAGCTTTGCTTTTTGAAAACTCCGGAGAGACCAAACCCACCTCAGATGGAAG AGATGCGAAGGCCTTGTATTCCTGTATGGCAGAACACAGCCACGAACTGAGCTTCCCCCAGGGGGCGATATTCTCTAACG tGCACGCTTCGGTTGAACCTGGTTGGCTTCAAGCAACATATGAAGGAAAAACTGGACTAATCCCAGAGAATTATGTCGTGTTTTTGTAa
- the arhgap42a gene encoding rho GTPase-activating protein 42 isoform X4: MGLPTLEFSDSFLDSPDFRERLKCHEIELDRTNKFIKELIKDGNMLISALKSLSAAVLKFSQSLQDFQFECIGDAETDDEINIAQSFKEFSRLLITVEEERRRLIQNADDVLITPLEKFRKEQIGAAKEGKKKFDKETEKYYTVLEKHLNLSSKKKEAFLQEADTQISKERQVFFDASLEYVFKIQEVQERKKFEFVEPLLAFLQGLFTFYHEGYELAHEFEPYKQQLQFNLQNTRNNFESTRQEVERLMQRIRSAEEDFKAPGQWTMEGFLYVQEKRPLGCAWSRHYCTYEKESKMFTMSNTEIKSGSKQNGLVMSSPEMFKLKSCIRRRTDSIDKRFCFDIEVVERHGVITLQALSESNRRLWMEAMDGKEPIYTLPALLSKKEETFLNETGFNFVKQCVHLVETRGINTMGLYRIGGVNSKVQRLMASVFAPKAPIDVDLDPDTWDNKTITSGLKNYLRCLSEPLMTYRLHKDFIMAVKSDDQNYRVRAVHALVYKLPDKNKEMLDILIKHLLMVSTHSQKNLMTISNLGVIFGPTLMRSQEETVAAMMNIKFQNIVVEILIENYEKIFQQPPDPNVPLPQPQSRSGSSSRLSRAICLPSGPRKSRGLYTPTLCLADADSDTFSSSPSSTPRGSMESLSSHSSEQNSHSKAGSPAHHKSSKPTGALCWSMPAAQQASNGPKSPPATAACTSSPESSSKEDGAAKTDGEAEGDADADVLSVSSLTPVVGRRSPTPEVPQRPKTSVSGGEHRAAHRSLSTSSSLTSLHISEGCRSLHGSVQSLASKRDSLKTDPLPDIPPKRCERSRLDTGTTNGYQRPGSLVASKALLFENSGETKPTSDGRDAKALYSCMAEHSHELSFPQGAIFSNVHASVEPGWLQATYEGKTGLIPENYVVFL; the protein is encoded by the exons ATGGGTCTTCCAACACTGGAATTCAGCGATTCTTTCTTGGACAGCCCAGACTTTCGAGAACGTTTAAAATGTCACGAAATTGAACTGGATCGAACCAACAAATTTATTAAGGAACTTATCAAAGATGGTAACATGCTTATCAGCGCCCTAAAGA GTCTGTCTGCAGCTGTGCTGAAGTTCTCTCAGTCTCTACAAGACTTCCAGTTTGAGTGCATCGGTGATGCAGAGACGGATGATGAAATCAATATAG CTCAGTCCTTCAAAGAGTTTTCTCGACTACTAATTACAgttgaggaagagagaagaagactt ATACAGAATGCGGATGATGTTCTGATCACACCACTGGAGAAGTTTCGCAAAGAGCAAATTGGAGCTGCCAAA gaaggaaaaaagaaGTTTGACAAGGAAACTGAGAAATATTACACAGTTTTGGAAAAACACTTGAATTTGTCATCCAAGAAAAAAGAGGCATTTTTGCAAGAG GCAGATACCCAGATCAGCAAGGAGCGACAAGTCTTCTTCGATGCCTCCTTGGAGTATGTTTTCAAAATCCAGGAAgtacaagaaagaaagaaatttgAATTTGTTGAACCA CTCCTGGCCTTCCTCCAGGGCCTCTTCACCTTCTACCATGAGGGCTATGAACTGGCCCATGAGTTCGAGCCCTACAAGCAACAGTTGCAGTTCAACCTGCAGAAT ACGAGAAACAACTTTGAAAGCACCAGGCAGGAAGTGGAGAGGCTGATGCAGAGGATTCGCTCAGCTGAGGAGGACTTCAAGGCGCCCGGCCAGTGGACAATGGAGGGCTTCTTGTACGTCCAGGAGAAAA GGCCCCTGGGATGTGCGTGGAGTCGTCACTACTGTACTTACGAGAAGGAGAGCAAGATGTTCACCATGAGTAACACTGAAATCAAATCAGGGAGCAAACAG AATGGTCTTGTGATGAGCTCACCTGAGATGTTCAAGCTCAAATCATGCATAAGAAGAAGAACCGACTCCATCGACAAACGcttctgttttgacattgaggTGGTCGAGAG ACATGGGGTGATAACTCTTCAGGCCCTGTCTGAATCCAATAGACGCCTGTGGATGGAGGCCATGGATGGGAAGGAGCCG ATATACACACTGCCAGCTCTTCTCAGCAAGAAAGAagaaa CGTTTTTAAACGAGACAGGCTTCAACTTTGTAAAGCAATGTGTTCATCTTGTGGAGACAAGAG GCATTAATACCATGGGCTTGTACAGAATAGGAGGAGTTAACTCCAAAGTACAGCGACTGATGGCTTCTGTATTTG cTCCCAAGGCACCCATTGATGTGGACCTTGATCCAGATACTTGGGATAACAAGACGATCACCAGTGGTCTCAAGAATTACCTCAG GTGCCTCTCTGAGCCTCTCATGACCTACAGACTTCATAAGGATTTCATCATGGCAGTCA AGTCTGATGATCAAAACTACCGAGTACGAGCTGTCCACGCCCTGGTCTATAAACTGCCTGATAAGAACAAGGAGATGCTGGATATTCTGATCAAGCACCTGCTGAT GGTTTCGACTCACAGTCAGAAGAACCTGATGACGATCTCCAACCTGGGCGTCATCTTTGGCCCGACTCTCATGCGCTCCCAGGAGGAGACCGTAGCTGCCATGATGAACATCAAGTTCCAAAACATAGTCGTGGAGATTCTCATCGAAAACTACGAGAAG ATATTCCAGCAGCCCCCGGACCCCAACGTGCCGCTGCCCCAGCCCCAGTCCCGCTCTGGCTCCAGCTCCAGGCTCAGCCGGGCCATCTGCCTCCCGTCTGGACCCAGGAAGTCCAGGGGCCTCTACACACCCACCCTCTGCCTGGCCGACGCAGACA GCGACACGTTCAGCAGCAGTCCCAGCAGCACACCGCGGGGCAGCATGGAGTCGCTCTCCTCCCACTCGTCCGAGCAGAACAGTCACTCCAAGGCCGGCTCGCCCGCCCACCACAAGAGCAGCAAGCCCACCGGCGCCCTCTGCTGGAGCATGCCGGCAGCGCAGCAGGCCTCCAACGGGCCCAAGAGCCCCCCTGCCACAGCCGCCTGCACCAGTAGCCCGGAGTCCAGCTCCAAGGAGGATGGAGCCGCCAAGACGGACGGCGAGGCAGAGGGGGACGCGGACGCGGACGTGCTGAGCGTGTCGTCCCTCACGCCCGTGGTGGGACGACGCTCCCCGACGCCGGAGGTTCCGCAGCGGCCAAAGACGAGCGTCAGTGGCGGGGAGCACCGGGCCGCTCACCGAAGCCTGTCGACATCCTCCTCCCTCACATCCCTGCACATCTCGGAgg GCTGCAGAAGCCTTCATGGTTCAGTTCAGAGCCTTGCATCCAAGAGAGACAGTCTGAAAACTGACCCTTTGCCTGACATACCACCTAAACGGTGCGAACGCAGCCGACTGGATACAGGAACCACTAATGGATACCAAAGGCCTGGCTCACT TGTGGCCTCAAAAGCTTTGCTTTTTGAAAACTCCGGAGAGACCAAACCCACCTCAGATGGAAG AGATGCGAAGGCCTTGTATTCCTGTATGGCAGAACACAGCCACGAACTGAGCTTCCCCCAGGGGGCGATATTCTCTAACG tGCACGCTTCGGTTGAACCTGGTTGGCTTCAAGCAACATATGAAGGAAAAACTGGACTAATCCCAGAGAATTATGTCGTGTTTTTGTAa